From the genome of Castor canadensis chromosome 4, mCasCan1.hap1v2, whole genome shotgun sequence, one region includes:
- the Txndc2 gene encoding thioredoxin domain-containing protein 2, which translates to MEGSEVDVDKEPEMENVQAGAPEPPEMKLNNQEETKEGDTNESSLQVLSRSKTLLVPEFLDTAHAKEKASVLVVSNTLLMSTKEPELPQQGNDIPNFSANTIHPKQGDVTKSSAKPTQFKQGNISKTSAKTTQPKQENVPKPSVNTIQPKYINSPKYLAKTIYSKQGNIPKSSKNIIQTESNNIPKSLEETFQSKEGEIPKSLEDTIQSKEGEIPKSLEDTIQSKESEIPKSLEDTIQSKESEIPKSLEDTIQSKEGEIPKSLEDAIPPRDGDIPKSLEDTIQSSEEDIPKFSGETIQPEECTISKLGEEMESPEVDMVKVIMSNEDFKEVLKEAGERLVAVEFSASWCGPCRIIKPFFHSLSVKHDDVVFLEVNIDNCEELVRDCEVVCLPTFQFYKKEEKVGEFSGALKEKLEASIAELK; encoded by the exons ATGGAAGGATCAGAGGTGGATGTAGACAAGGAGCCAGAAATGGAAAATGTTCAAGCTGGAGCCCCAGAACCACCAGAAATGAAACTGAACAatcaagaagaaacaaaggaaggtgACACCAACg AAAGTTCATTACAGGTTCTTTCCAGAAGTAAGACTCTTCTGGTCCCAGAGTTCTTGGACACAGCCCATGCCAAAGAGAAGGCCTCTGTCCTTGTGGTCAGCAACACACTCCTCATGTCCACAAAGGAGCCTGAGCTCCCACAACAGGGTAATGACATCCCCAACTTCTCAGCAAACACCATTCATCCCAAGCAAGGTGATGTCACCAAATCCTCAGCAAAACCCACTCAGTTTAAACAGGGTAACATCTCTAAAACCTCAGCAAAAACTACGCAGCCCAAACAGGAGAATGTCCCCAAGCCCTCAGTAAACACCATCCAGCCCAAGTATATCAACAGCCCCAAGTACTTGGCAAAAACTATCTATTCCAAACAGGGGAACATCCCCAAGTCCTCAAAAAACATCATTCAGACTGAGTCCAACAACATCCCCAAGTCCTTAGAGGAAACATTCCAGTCCAAGGAGGGTGAAATCCCCAAGTCCTTAGAGGACACCATCCAGTCCAAGGAGGGTGAAATCCCCAAATCCTTAGAGGACACCATCCAGTCCAAGGAGAGTGAAATTCCCAAGTCCTTAGAGGATACCATCCAGTCCAAGGAGAGTGAAATCCCCAAGTCCTTAGAGGACACCATTCAGTCCAAGGAGGGTGAAATCCCCAAATCCTTAGAAGATGCCATCCCACCCAGGGATGGTGACATCCCCAAGTCCTTAGAAGACACCATCCAGTCCAGTGAGGAAGACATCCCCAAGTTCTCAGGGGAAACCATTCAGCCCGAGGAATGCACCATCTCAAAGCTCGGAGAGGAAATGGAGTCCCCAGAGGTGGACATGGTAAAAGTGATCATGAGCAATGAGGACTTCAAGGAGGTCCTCAAGGAGGCTGGGGAGAGGCTGGTGGCAGTGGAATTCTCAGCCTCTTGGTGCGGCCCTTGCAGGATCATCAAGCCATTCTTCCACTCTCTGTCTGTGAAGCACGATGATGTGGTGTTCCTGGAAGTGAATATTGACAACTGTGAGGAGCTCGTGAGAGACTGTGAGGTCGTTTGTCTCCCAACCTTTCAgttttataaaaaagaagaaaaagtgggtGAGTTTTCTGGTGCCCTTAAGGAAAAACTCGAAGCAAGCATTGCAGAATTAAAGTAA